A genomic stretch from Poecilia reticulata strain Guanapo linkage group LG20, Guppy_female_1.0+MT, whole genome shotgun sequence includes:
- the bhlhe22 gene encoding class E basic helix-loop-helix protein 22 yields MDRRMNLNGGAAGDIFHKTLSAVSGKKMDPFRASAGMDLPPRDRQSPISCFDQVDPDPIQPGGLAGSRGGTLGLPTGSLCVKYGESANRTSAAESSGGEQSPDDDSDGRCDMVLLTDVRTAAGGKAEGGGKKTKEQKMLRLNINARERRRMHDLNDALDELRAVIPYAHSPSVRKLSKIATLLLAKNYILMQAQALEEMRRLVAYLNQGQAISAASIPATTALAAPPPGLGAYEQPPGYPFPAGVAAPSCPDKCALFNNAASSLCKQCTDKP; encoded by the coding sequence ATGGACCGGAGGATGAACCTGAACGGCGGCGCGGCAGgggacatttttcacaaaactcTCAGCGCCGTGTCCGGCAAAAAGATGGACCCGTTCAGAGCGTCTGCCGGCATGGATCTGCCGCCCAGAGACCGCCAGTCTCCAATTAGTTGCTTTGACCAAGTCGATCCTGACCCGATCCAGCCCGGTGGATTGGCTGGAAGCAGAGGGGGCACTCTGGGTCTGCCGACCGGATCTTTGTGCGTCAAGTACGGGGAGAGCGCCAACAGGACCTCGGCGGCGGAAAGCAGCGGCGGAGAGCAGAGCCCTGATGACGACAGCGACGGGCGGTGCGACATGGTCCTCCTGACCGACGTGCGGACAGCAGCCGGGGGCAAAGCTGAAGGAGGAGGTAAGAAAACCAAAGAGCAGAAAATGCTGCGGCTCAACATCAACGCCAGGGAGAGACGGAGGATGCACGACCTGAACGACGCGCTGGATGAGCTCCGGGCGGTCATCCCCTACGCGCACAGCCCGTCGGTGCGCAAACTCTCCAAAATCGCCACCCTGCTGCTCGCCAAGAACTACATCCTCATGCAGGCGCAGGCGCTGGAGGAGATGAGGAGGCTGGTCGCGTACCTTAACCAGGGCCAGGCCATCTCCGCGGCTTCCATACCGGCCACCACCGCGCTGGCAGCTCCTCCACCCGGCCTGGGCGCGTACGAGCAACCGCCCGGATACCCGTTCCCCGCCGGGGTGGCTGCGCCCTCCTGCCCGGACAAATGCGCCCTATTCAACAACGCCGCGTCCAGCCTCTGCAAACAGTGCACTGACAAGCCTTAA